The Klebsiella quasivariicola region AGGTCATCTCCAGTCCGGCGTTGCTGCCGTAGAGAAATGGCAGAAAAAAGAGGTCGCTACCGGCCTTCGGCAGGCTGGCGACGGCCTGATTGATCTCGTCAAAAGAGAGTTCACCCCACTGGGCAGTGAACCATTCGAGGTTGCCCGACGAGGTGGGGCTGGCTTCGTGAACGATGTACTGCCCGTCGTTAACGTAACGGCCGTAGACGTAAGGGTGCGCTTCATGGTCGCGCAGGCCATGGGTGATCCCGCTGGTGACGGCCCAGGTGCCCATCACCGCGTTGAGCGTGAATTCATCTTCAATACCGGCGCAGAGTGCGGTGGAGACCACATCAAACAAGCCGCCGACGACGGGGGTACCCGCCGCCAGACCGGTGATGGCGGCTGCCTGAGGGGTGATCTCCCCGCCTTTTTCTGCTGAACCGACGACAGGCGGCAGCGCACTGTCAATTTCGCCGATCCCCAGCCATTGCGTCAGGCGTGGATCGTACTGGCCGCTGGTCATGTTGTAGAGATTGGATTCAGAGATGTTGCTCTCTTCGCACCCTTTCACGCCGGTCAAACACCAGCGCAGATAGTCATGGCCCATCATCACGCAGCCAATTTGCGCGTAGCGCTGCGGTTCATTTTCTTTCACCCAGCGCAGCAGTGAAGCCGGGTGACCGGTCCACAGGGTCTGGCGGGTGACGGGATAGAGTTTTTCCGGGATCCCGTCCTGTTGCCAGCGCTGGACGATCGCCAGCGCCCGACGGTCGGAAGAGAGCATGGCATGGCCCAGAGGGCGATCCTGTTTATCAAGCAGGAACAGCCCCTTACCCTGCGCGGAGATGCCCACGCCTTTAATTTGTTCGCCGCGGATACCGGTACGTTGTAACAGGCCGGCGATGGTGGCGGCGCATTGTTGCCAGAGCTGGTCCATGTCGCGTTCGGCGTAACCCGGCAAGGGCGATAGCGTCTGCAGCGATTGCCGGTTAATGCCATGTTCACGGCCTTGCGCGTCATATAATCCCGCTTTCAGATACGTTCCGCCGCAATCAATGCCCAGCCAGAAGCGTGCTTTCTCACTCATTTTTCATCTCTCAATGTTGCCGGATGGCGCTGCGCTTATCTGGCCTGTGGGAGGATGCCCCACAGGCCAGGCGCGGTATTACGCGGCGTGCTTCCGCGGATTCACCGTATTGACGGGCGTGGCGCCGGCATCGCATTTCGCCGGCAGCAGCAGGGCCATCAGCGCGGCCAGCGCCAGAGAGATGGCCAGGCAATATACTCCCGCGTCTTTGCTATAGAGGGTGATCAGGACGCCCACCGCATAGGGGCCGCAGAAACCGCCAAGATTGCCGAGGGCGTTGATGACCCCGCGCGCGCCGCCGGCCATTTCGGCGCTGAACAGCCGTGCCGGAATGGTCCAGAACACGCCCGCCGCCGATTGCAGGAAGAATCCGCAGCCGACCAGCGCGGCGTAGGCCAGCCAGATCTGGCTCTTCAGAGCCACCGACAGGAACATGCACAGGGCAAAACCAATCAGTGGCAGGCAGACAAACAGCTTGCGTTTGCCGGTACGATCCGAGAGAGAAGAGAACAGGAACATGCCGGCAATGGCGCCAACGTAGGGCAGAATGGCGAGCACCCCAACCTGGCCCATGCTGCTGTGAGTCAGTTCTTTGAGGATGGTGGGCAGCCACAGGGTGTAACCGTAAATCCCGGTCTGATAGAAGAAGTTCAGTGCGATAAGCTGCCACATGGTTTTATCGGAAAGCACCGCGCCGAGAGAGGCGTTTTTCACCTCGGTGCCGGCAATGGCCCTTTGCTCGGCGGCCAGCGTTTCCACCAGATAATTCTTTTCGGCATCGGAGATCCAGCGCGCTTCCTGTGGGCGGTCATAAACGGCATAGGTCCACAGCAGCAGGACAACCACCGAGAGTAACCCTTCAATAATAAACAGCCAGCGCCAGTCGAGAACGGTGATGATCCAGCCGGAAAGCGGAGCCGTGATGATCCCGGCGATAGGGACAAACATAATGACAATGGCGTTAGCGCGCCCGCGTTCGGCGTCCGGGAACCAGTTGCTGATCATGGTTAGCACTACCGGGAGCATCCCACCTTCCGCCACCCCCAGCAGGAAGCGCAGCACCAGCAGCTGATACTGGTTGGTGATTAATCCCGTCAGGACGGAGATCACCGCCCAGGCGACCAGCGACCAGCCAATAAACTTCTTGCCGCTACCGTGAACGGCAATCTTGCCGCCGGGAACCTGTAAGAACAGATAACCAATAAAGAAAATGCCGCCGGCCAGTCCCGCCATGGTGGCGGAAATACCGAGTTCAGCATCCATACCGCCCGGCATTGCAAAAGCAATATTGACGCGGTCCATATAAGAGATAATACAGGCGATCAGAATGGGTGGAATAATTCGCAGCCAACGCTGACGTGGGACTTCATTTAGTCCTGGTCTAGAGGTCATATTCATATTTATAGTCTCGTAGAGTAAGTGTTCTTTTTTTATTATTGTTGTGCTTTATTTAAGGCAGCGATGCCGTCGCGTAATATCGCTATGCGGTGATTGACGTCCGCATCCGGGTTAATTTCCAGTAATTTAATACCCAGAAATTGCAGGGCGTCGCTGCCCGCGCAGGCTAATAATTCCCGCACATGCGTGTGGGTCATTAAACTTTGCGCACAGAACGGAGAGAAGGGCGCGTGTAAATCCTGCCATTCGCCATATTCGCCATTGAGCGTGGTGCCGGAAAACATTAACGCGCCAAGCTTACCGGCCTGGCTGGCCTGCCGGGTATGGGTCAACGGCAGAGTGGTGTCCTGGCCTTCAATCGCGGAGCGGGCCCAGTTTATGGCAACGCTAATCTCATAACCGGCAAGCGTTTCCAGCACATTCTCTAAAGGCAGAAATCCTTTGCGCGGCGCGGGGCCGGTCATGGCATCGCAATGTTCCAGCACCAGACTGCACGACCAGTCCCAGCTGGCCACCTCCTTCAGTGAACGGGCAAAGGCATCGGTAGCCTGGGCGACGTTAGGGTTGCTGGCGCAGGGCGTGGCATGGAGTTCCAGCGCCACGATTTTTCCGGCATTTGCCGCATTGATCGCATTAATTTTCTGGTAAAGGTGGCGGTAGTAGGCCACGCAGGCTTTACGCTGTTCCTCATCGCTCGATGCCAGGCCAAAGCCGCCGTTACCCCCGCGGCGGCGCATGGTTTCCATAATTGCCGTGACGACAATCTGCCAGTCTGCTGGGGTATGGCGCATTAACCACTCGTCGCCAAGTGGATGGAGATGTTCAAGGCAGGGTTGCTCCAGCCCGCGAATATCCGGGGTATCAGCCAGTTGTCGCCAGAATGCTTTTTCTTCGTCTTCACTTTTTTGGTGAAAAGAGGGTGCACAGGGATACGCACCGATAATATAACCGGTATTATTTTTCATAATGTGCTCCTGAAAATAATGCTTTTATAAAGCGTCAATCGCCACTTTAACCACGATTTTCCTGATCGGCGTGGCGACCGATTTATGGCATCCCGGGCGATGAACATCCTGCGGGAAAAATATGACATAGCTTCCCGGGATCATTTCAAGAAAAGATTCATTTTCGCATCCGTGATAGAAAATAATATCGCGCTGCGCTAATAGCGATTCGCTGATGGTGTTATTACCGTTATCAATAGCGAAACCTATTTTCTCCTCACCCCAGGCCAGAAACTGAATATCCAGATAGCGGCGATGTACTTCCGGGCGATTTTCGGCAACTTCGCGAGTGGTTAAGTCGATAATCTGCGCGAAGATATTTTTGCCGTCGATCTCCACGACGCCGGGGGCCAGTTTGCTGAAATCGGTGCTGCGCAGGAAATCCAGGGCTCGCTCAATTGCCGCAGGCAACCGACACGGATTAGGCTGCGTGATATGTCCAAAGATCATGGCTTAACTCCTTACAGCGCCTGAATTTTCGCCCAGACGCTGTCATCGACGGTGATACCGTCGCGACGATTCTCTTCCAGCAGGCGGGTAAACTCATGGCCAGGTAGACGGACAGCCACGTTTTCATCGGCCCGTTCGGCGCTGGTGATGAAATCCATAATCCGCTGCAGCTTGGCATCACGGGTCGCACCGTCGATGAGCTTATCGACCTCAATGGCGATGAAAATCTGCGAAACACCATATTCATCGCTGTTTTCCTGGGTCACTTCGGCCACAGAAGATCCATTGGAAAGCAGGGTGGCAATCATATCCAGCACGATCGACAGGCCGGATCCTTTCCAGTAGCCCATGGGTAAAATGCGGCGATTTTTCTCAATCACGCCCGGTTCTTTGGTCAGATTGCCTTCATCGTCGAATCCCCCGTCGACGGGGAGCTGGCGACCCGCCAGGCGGTTCACCTCCAGCATGCCGTAGGAGAACATCGACATCGACATATCCACCATGGTGATCGGCGTGGACGGGATGGCGACGATCAGCGGGTTGGTGCCGATGCGGCACTCTTTGGCGCCCCACGGCGGCATCACCGCGATGGAGTTAGTCCAGCAGATGCCGATGTAGCCTTTTTCCGCTGCCTGCCAGCCGTAGCTGCCCCCGCGCATCCAGTGGTTGGCGTTACGCAGCGCCACCAGCCCAATGCCGTGATCGGATGCCAGCTCAATGGCCCGGTCCATCATCTTTTTCGCCGTCAGATTGCCGATGGAGCGCTGGGCGTCCCACTGCTCAATCGCGCCGAGGCTGGTAATCCGCTGTGGTTTGGCCTCCGGGATGATATCGCCATTGTCCAGTTGCTGAATAAAGCGGGGAAAGCGGTTCACGCCGTGTGAATAGACGCCGGATTCCGTGGTGCGGGC contains the following coding sequences:
- a CDS encoding FGGY-family carbohydrate kinase — protein: MSEKARFWLGIDCGGTYLKAGLYDAQGREHGINRQSLQTLSPLPGYAERDMDQLWQQCAATIAGLLQRTGIRGEQIKGVGISAQGKGLFLLDKQDRPLGHAMLSSDRRALAIVQRWQQDGIPEKLYPVTRQTLWTGHPASLLRWVKENEPQRYAQIGCVMMGHDYLRWCLTGVKGCEESNISESNLYNMTSGQYDPRLTQWLGIGEIDSALPPVVGSAEKGGEITPQAAAITGLAAGTPVVGGLFDVVSTALCAGIEDEFTLNAVMGTWAVTSGITHGLRDHEAHPYVYGRYVNDGQYIVHEASPTSSGNLEWFTAQWGELSFDEINQAVASLPKAGSDLFFLPFLYGSNAGLEMTCGFYGMQALHTRAHLLQAIYEGVVFSHMTHLNRMRERFTRVQALRVTGGPAHSDVWMQMLADVSGLRVELPQVEETGCFGAALAARVGTGVYRDFNDACRHLQHPVRTLLPDMAAHARYQRKYHHYQNLIEALQGYHARIKEHAL
- a CDS encoding DUF4862 family protein, giving the protein MKNNTGYIIGAYPCAPSFHQKSEDEEKAFWRQLADTPDIRGLEQPCLEHLHPLGDEWLMRHTPADWQIVVTAIMETMRRRGGNGGFGLASSDEEQRKACVAYYRHLYQKINAINAANAGKIVALELHATPCASNPNVAQATDAFARSLKEVASWDWSCSLVLEHCDAMTGPAPRKGFLPLENVLETLAGYEISVAINWARSAIEGQDTTLPLTHTRQASQAGKLGALMFSGTTLNGEYGEWQDLHAPFSPFCAQSLMTHTHVRELLACAGSDALQFLGIKLLEINPDADVNHRIAILRDGIAALNKAQQ
- a CDS encoding YhcH/YjgK/YiaL family protein, whose amino-acid sequence is MIFGHITQPNPCRLPAAIERALDFLRSTDFSKLAPGVVEIDGKNIFAQIIDLTTREVAENRPEVHRRYLDIQFLAWGEEKIGFAIDNGNNTISESLLAQRDIIFYHGCENESFLEMIPGSYVIFFPQDVHRPGCHKSVATPIRKIVVKVAIDAL
- the yiaK gene encoding 3-dehydro-L-gulonate 2-dehydrogenase, giving the protein MKVTFSQLKEAFNQVLLKRGVAAETAEACADMFARTTESGVYSHGVNRFPRFIQQLDNGDIIPEAKPQRITSLGAIEQWDAQRSIGNLTAKKMMDRAIELASDHGIGLVALRNANHWMRGGSYGWQAAEKGYIGICWTNSIAVMPPWGAKECRIGTNPLIVAIPSTPITMVDMSMSMFSYGMLEVNRLAGRQLPVDGGFDDEGNLTKEPGVIEKNRRILPMGYWKGSGLSIVLDMIATLLSNGSSVAEVTQENSDEYGVSQIFIAIEVDKLIDGATRDAKLQRIMDFITSAERADENVAVRLPGHEFTRLLEENRRDGITVDDSVWAKIQAL
- a CDS encoding MFS transporter, which translates into the protein MNMTSRPGLNEVPRQRWLRIIPPILIACIISYMDRVNIAFAMPGGMDAELGISATMAGLAGGIFFIGYLFLQVPGGKIAVHGSGKKFIGWSLVAWAVISVLTGLITNQYQLLVLRFLLGVAEGGMLPVVLTMISNWFPDAERGRANAIVIMFVPIAGIITAPLSGWIITVLDWRWLFIIEGLLSVVVLLLWTYAVYDRPQEARWISDAEKNYLVETLAAEQRAIAGTEVKNASLGAVLSDKTMWQLIALNFFYQTGIYGYTLWLPTILKELTHSSMGQVGVLAILPYVGAIAGMFLFSSLSDRTGKRKLFVCLPLIGFALCMFLSVALKSQIWLAYAALVGCGFFLQSAAGVFWTIPARLFSAEMAGGARGVINALGNLGGFCGPYAVGVLITLYSKDAGVYCLAISLALAALMALLLPAKCDAGATPVNTVNPRKHAA